Proteins encoded together in one Exiguobacterium sp. BMC-KP window:
- the sigB gene encoding RNA polymerase sigma factor SigB encodes MPAKSQQRHHSDDEVLRLIDLYQQDDQDEEVHAALLERYSDLVEALARKFSRGRPIHDDLVQVGMIGLLAALRRFDKEFGRSFESFAVPTIIGEIKRFIRDKTWSVHVPRRIKELGPKIKKAVEELTTELQRSPRIDEIAARLEVSEEEVLETLEMGKSYQALSVDSSIEADQEGSTVTLLDLVGNQENGYDSVDQRLILEKAFAVLTDRERSILECAYYRNMSQKETGELLGISQMHVSRLQRRALQKLREAIKVEPNEVFSKD; translated from the coding sequence GTGCCAGCAAAGTCTCAACAACGCCATCACAGTGATGATGAAGTACTTCGACTGATTGATTTGTATCAGCAGGACGACCAAGATGAGGAAGTGCATGCGGCATTACTCGAGCGTTATTCAGACTTGGTAGAAGCTTTGGCCCGGAAGTTCTCGCGTGGTCGACCGATTCATGACGATCTTGTTCAGGTCGGAATGATTGGGTTACTCGCAGCACTTCGCCGATTCGATAAGGAATTTGGTCGCAGTTTTGAATCGTTTGCTGTTCCGACGATCATTGGAGAAATCAAACGTTTCATCCGCGATAAGACATGGAGCGTCCACGTTCCACGTCGCATCAAGGAACTCGGACCAAAAATCAAGAAGGCGGTTGAAGAGTTGACGACGGAGCTACAACGCTCTCCTCGCATCGATGAGATTGCTGCTCGCCTTGAAGTATCAGAAGAGGAAGTCCTCGAAACACTCGAGATGGGGAAGAGTTATCAAGCTCTCTCCGTCGATAGCTCGATTGAGGCAGATCAGGAAGGTAGTACCGTTACCTTACTCGACCTCGTTGGTAATCAAGAGAATGGCTATGACTCTGTCGATCAGCGTCTGATTCTCGAAAAAGCATTTGCTGTTTTAACAGACCGTGAGCGTTCGATTCTCGAATGTGCTTATTATCGCAATATGAGCCAAAAAGAAACGGGAGAACTACTCGGCATTTCACAAATGCACGTGTCCCGTCTCCAACGACGTGCTTTGCAGAAGTTGCGTGAAGCGATTAAAGTCGAACCGAATGAAGTATTTTCAAAAGACTGA